In a single window of the Flavobacterium sp. W4I14 genome:
- a CDS encoding ankyrin repeat protein (product_source=COG0666; cath_funfam=1.25.40.20; cog=COG0666; ko=KO:K06867; pfam=PF13637; smart=SM00248; superfamily=48403) — MTEPTLDQQLNARKFDEAKSLMQNGEKLSKNIQEHHKSAIFDHLVREKQYEILNMMLKDKTIETDIYEFDSFDKSIFQAIVRNLGNDDEDIAFFNEFITHFDNLNDEVNTKTLLSYLFENGVSLALIKACMDAGCTANFKNNAEENYIHQVVKSSFRRYNLNDEQTTDLLKGYIDILLNEGVDINEGNVVQETPLITAIKFNKKNLIAHLLENGADPNHTDRDGNSAFFYAVAHSQSENIYDTMRNFALPTFDQVNKNGETLLFEYVRMMSNSESGINFLKKLIEDGADLYQASNWYGADTTPLDIIAEKQADIVQAVLETGQVDVNRADNKGNTLLHKVCAYNVNYEAEKAKETYRKVKLLLENGADIAITNDQDQTAMMLASDDNLKIKTVELLMKQS, encoded by the coding sequence ATGACCGAACCTACCTTAGATCAACAGTTAAATGCCCGCAAATTCGACGAGGCTAAAAGCCTGATGCAGAATGGCGAAAAACTTTCTAAAAACATTCAAGAACATCATAAATCAGCTATTTTTGATCATCTGGTGAGAGAGAAACAGTACGAAATCCTGAATATGATGCTAAAGGACAAAACCATCGAAACCGACATTTATGAATTCGACAGTTTTGACAAAAGCATTTTTCAGGCTATTGTCCGCAACCTTGGTAATGACGACGAAGATATTGCATTTTTCAATGAATTTATTACTCATTTCGACAACTTAAATGACGAGGTTAACACCAAAACACTATTAAGTTATCTCTTCGAAAACGGGGTGAGTTTAGCGCTGATCAAAGCATGTATGGATGCAGGCTGCACAGCTAACTTCAAGAACAATGCAGAAGAAAACTACATCCATCAGGTGGTGAAAAGCAGTTTCCGAAGGTATAACCTAAACGATGAACAGACTACCGATCTGCTTAAAGGATATATCGATATTCTCCTTAACGAAGGTGTTGATATTAATGAAGGCAATGTGGTGCAGGAAACTCCATTAATTACCGCAATAAAATTTAACAAGAAAAATTTAATTGCCCATCTGCTCGAAAATGGCGCCGATCCCAATCATACCGACCGCGATGGAAATTCAGCTTTCTTTTATGCCGTGGCACATTCGCAGAGCGAAAACATATATGATACAATGCGCAATTTTGCTTTACCAACTTTTGATCAAGTTAATAAAAACGGCGAAACACTATTATTCGAATATGTTCGGATGATGTCTAACAGCGAAAGTGGCATCAACTTCCTTAAGAAACTGATTGAAGATGGCGCTGATTTATACCAGGCCAGTAACTGGTATGGCGCTGATACTACTCCATTGGATATTATAGCTGAAAAACAGGCTGATATTGTACAAGCTGTTTTGGAAACCGGACAGGTAGATGTAAACAGGGCCGATAATAAAGGGAATACCCTGCTGCATAAAGTTTGTGCCTACAATGTAAATTACGAAGCAGAAAAAGCGAAAGAAACCTATCGTAAAGTAAAGCTCCTGCTCGAAAACGGTGCAGATATTGCTATCACCAACGATCAGGATCAAACCGCAATGATGCTTGCATCTGATGATAACCTGAAAATAAAAACTGTAGAACTGCTCATGAAACAATCTTAA
- a CDS encoding ankyrin repeat protein (product_source=COG0666; cath_funfam=1.25.40.20; cog=COG0666; ko=KO:K06867; pfam=PF12796,PF13637; smart=SM00248; superfamily=48403) — MSMSFIIACESGKRKIAELLLANQEVEVGYTDEKGRTALHYAAHRGYLDLVQILIDRGAALDYEDHAGETPFYFACLQKQKQTALFLLDKGARVDIKDFKGNSLLHLTAQSGQIEVLEKLLDQGLEVDGENNEAETPLLIAASWRNKEIVQKLLEFGANINTTNKHGDSPLIFAVKSKNTPMVELLIDKGANINHVNHAGESALLLACYDANRMLTKILVEKGADVFVSSKDGLSPIWYACANNQKEIVDLFLANGIDVNYAKPLSGNDDSMYSYLEWVETANNISISASFSFDNNYNYGGESLLHVAAKSGHLSMLKLLIEKGANVNIQDESGNTALHYSAANGKKDAVKFLLEKSADPTVVNVKEQKAIDYSNIKGFNEITELLLKFGPSNISSQPIKSTVPTENVTAHPKNDMTSKKQALLDLKELLDGGILSQTEFDAEKTKILNG; from the coding sequence ATGTCGATGTCATTTATTATTGCCTGCGAAAGCGGGAAGCGCAAAATAGCCGAACTTTTATTGGCCAACCAAGAGGTTGAGGTAGGTTATACAGATGAAAAAGGCAGAACAGCCCTCCATTACGCCGCCCACCGTGGGTATTTAGACCTTGTACAGATTTTAATAGATCGTGGGGCGGCTTTAGATTACGAAGATCATGCTGGCGAAACACCGTTTTACTTTGCCTGTTTACAAAAACAGAAACAAACCGCACTGTTTCTTTTAGATAAAGGTGCAAGAGTTGACATAAAGGATTTTAAAGGCAACAGCTTATTACACCTAACTGCACAAAGCGGACAGATCGAAGTATTAGAAAAACTCCTCGATCAAGGCCTTGAAGTTGATGGCGAAAATAATGAGGCAGAAACGCCCTTGCTTATTGCTGCAAGCTGGAGGAACAAAGAAATTGTTCAAAAATTATTGGAATTTGGCGCCAATATCAACACCACTAATAAACATGGCGATTCACCTTTAATTTTTGCGGTTAAATCTAAAAACACACCAATGGTTGAGCTGCTGATTGATAAAGGCGCCAACATTAACCATGTTAACCATGCAGGCGAATCAGCATTGCTACTTGCCTGTTATGATGCCAACAGGATGTTGACCAAAATATTGGTAGAAAAGGGTGCAGATGTATTTGTTTCATCAAAAGATGGCCTCTCGCCCATCTGGTATGCCTGTGCCAATAACCAGAAAGAAATCGTTGATTTATTTTTAGCTAATGGTATAGACGTAAACTATGCCAAACCACTTTCTGGTAACGACGATTCGATGTATTCGTACTTAGAATGGGTAGAAACCGCCAATAACATTTCCATTTCGGCCAGCTTCTCTTTCGATAACAATTACAACTACGGAGGCGAAAGCCTGTTGCATGTAGCAGCTAAAAGTGGTCATTTAAGTATGTTAAAGCTATTAATAGAGAAAGGAGCGAATGTCAATATTCAGGATGAAAGCGGGAACACTGCCTTACATTACTCGGCTGCCAATGGTAAAAAAGATGCTGTAAAATTTTTACTCGAAAAATCAGCCGACCCTACGGTTGTAAATGTAAAGGAACAGAAAGCAATAGATTATTCGAATATTAAGGGTTTTAATGAAATTACAGAACTCCTGTTGAAATTTGGTCCCTCAAACATTTCTAGTCAACCAATTAAAAGTACCGTCCCGACTGAAAACGTTACAGCGCACCCTAAAAACGATATGACGTCAAAAAAGCAGGCGCTCTTGGACCTGAAAGAGTTATTGGATGGAGGTATTTTGTCGCAGACAGAGTTTGATGCCGAAAAAACCAAAATATTAAACGGTTAA
- a CDS encoding hypothetical protein (product_source=Hypo-rule applied; cath_funfam=2.60.40.10) yields MKNLNRIKSQSFAFIIIVIVLHSCSPKLYLDESKRYQAGTLTDLQVDSLHLFLKENQRLAIKDTIIIKYDFNKDDCWKDLSYQNAEFLNNVRWAFQKNILEKAEARPKVAIYQYREDGKSFSPIKSKGLEIETDSGFLRKLLFKEATSCGTSAIILPNGKFLLVKSDPQFSALILNAKDIEKKLQENLVK; encoded by the coding sequence ATGAAGAATCTTAACAGAATTAAATCGCAATCATTTGCCTTTATTATTATAGTTATTGTGTTACATAGCTGTTCGCCAAAACTGTATTTGGATGAATCCAAACGCTATCAGGCAGGAACATTAACCGATTTACAAGTAGATTCCCTGCATCTTTTTTTAAAAGAAAACCAAAGGCTTGCCATAAAAGATACCATTATCATCAAATATGATTTCAATAAAGACGACTGCTGGAAAGACCTAAGTTACCAGAACGCAGAATTCCTGAACAATGTAAGATGGGCCTTTCAAAAAAACATTCTTGAAAAAGCTGAAGCCAGGCCAAAAGTTGCCATTTACCAATATCGTGAGGACGGAAAAAGTTTCAGTCCAATTAAATCAAAAGGTTTAGAGATAGAAACCGATTCGGGTTTTCTTAGAAAATTATTATTTAAAGAGGCTACTTCCTGCGGAACCTCGGCAATTATCCTTCCCAACGGAAAATTTTTACTGGTAAAATCAGATCCCCAATTCTCTGCGCTGATATTAAACGCTAAAGATATCGAGAAAAAATTACAGGAAAATCTGGTTAAATAA
- a CDS encoding glucose/arabinose dehydrogenase (product_source=COG2133; cath_funfam=2.120.10.30; cog=COG2133; pfam=PF07995; superfamily=50952) — MKNRIFCTAILSSIILFGCQSDSGSQKQGEDTTLTTKSGTVDLPAPDTNAAKSKFSKVIEWPEGKMPIAPAGFVVTRFASNIKSPRNTYIAPNGDVLVALSNSERSTAEAVANAVTGKAKSEVPGKSANTILLYRDENKDGKPETVTTFLNGLNQPFGMLIIGNSFYVANTDGLWQFPYKTGDTKISATGKKILSLPAGGYNNHWTRNLIANADKSKIYITVGSGSNVGENGMENEVRRANILEINPDGTGEKIYASGLRNPVGIDWAPATNMLWTAVNERDGLGDDLVPDYITSVKPGAFYGWPYSYFGQNEDPRLKGKNPELVKKAIVPDVAVGSHTASLGLAFYKGTKFPQKYQGGAFIGQHGSWNRSTISGYKVAFVPFKDGKPTGKPEDFLTGFVADADKAEVYGRPVGVTLTSDGALLVADDVSGIIWRVAAK; from the coding sequence ATGAAAAATAGAATTTTCTGCACAGCAATACTTTCATCCATTATTCTTTTCGGATGTCAGTCTGATTCAGGTTCGCAAAAGCAAGGAGAAGATACAACACTTACCACCAAAAGCGGAACCGTAGATTTACCTGCACCCGATACCAATGCAGCCAAAAGTAAATTTAGCAAGGTTATCGAATGGCCTGAAGGTAAAATGCCCATTGCTCCAGCGGGTTTTGTGGTAACCAGATTTGCTTCAAACATTAAAAGCCCGCGCAATACTTATATTGCCCCAAACGGGGATGTACTGGTAGCGCTTTCTAATTCAGAAAGAAGCACTGCAGAAGCGGTTGCCAATGCGGTAACCGGCAAAGCTAAATCTGAAGTACCCGGTAAAAGTGCCAACACAATTTTACTATACCGCGATGAAAATAAAGATGGCAAGCCCGAAACTGTTACCACTTTTTTGAACGGGCTCAATCAGCCTTTCGGAATGCTAATTATTGGCAATTCATTCTATGTAGCCAATACCGATGGCTTGTGGCAATTTCCTTATAAAACCGGCGACACGAAAATAAGCGCCACTGGTAAAAAAATTCTGAGTCTCCCAGCAGGTGGATATAACAATCATTGGACAAGAAATTTAATTGCCAATGCGGATAAAAGCAAAATTTATATTACTGTGGGATCGGGCAGTAATGTTGGTGAAAATGGAATGGAAAACGAGGTAAGAAGAGCTAATATACTGGAAATCAATCCGGATGGAACAGGTGAGAAAATTTATGCAAGTGGTTTGCGTAACCCCGTGGGAATAGATTGGGCGCCAGCTACAAACATGCTTTGGACGGCTGTAAATGAACGTGATGGATTGGGGGACGATCTTGTTCCCGATTATATTACCAGTGTTAAACCTGGTGCCTTTTATGGGTGGCCATATTCTTATTTTGGTCAAAATGAAGATCCCCGCTTAAAAGGTAAAAATCCGGAGCTGGTTAAAAAAGCAATTGTGCCTGATGTTGCAGTAGGTTCGCATACCGCCTCTTTGGGTTTAGCTTTTTATAAAGGCACAAAATTTCCTCAAAAATATCAGGGAGGTGCATTTATAGGTCAGCATGGGTCGTGGAACCGCTCTACCATTTCGGGCTACAAAGTTGCATTTGTACCCTTTAAAGATGGAAAGCCAACAGGCAAACCAGAAGATTTTTTAACTGGTTTTGTAGCTGATGCTGATAAGGCAGAAGTTTATGGCAGGCCTGTTGGCGTTACCCTAACATCCGATGGAGCATTACTGGTTGCTGATGATGTTAGTGGCATAATTTGGAGGGTTGCTGCTAAATAG
- a CDS encoding outer membrane cobalamin receptor (product_source=COG4206; cath_funfam=2.170.130.10; cog=COG4206; pfam=PF07715; superfamily=56935): MVKPSIIILLKPNLTLLLTLFSFTGLAQTIKPDSTKKLEEVTVKGYYNSHPLLRSVSAVTLIDSNLIGNQQSSSLVSTLNTVPGVRMEERSPGSYRLSLRGSLLRSPFGIRNIKIYIDDFPLTDAGGNTYLNALDVSAVGMIEIYKGPEASIFGANTGGAILINPPSINHNEINISAIGGSYGLLHQTASIKQRYKKYSFSFSEGYQRSDGYRQNSAIGRKYFQTLQQWNYSNAGSLKAFALLQRFKLRNTRWINGCTIRSKS, encoded by the coding sequence GTGGTTAAACCATCAATTATCATTCTATTGAAACCGAACCTTACCCTACTCTTGACTTTATTTTCCTTTACCGGTTTAGCGCAAACGATAAAACCTGATTCGACCAAAAAACTCGAAGAAGTTACCGTTAAAGGCTATTACAATTCGCATCCATTATTAAGATCAGTATCAGCCGTAACTTTGATTGATAGCAATTTAATCGGAAATCAGCAGAGCAGTTCTTTAGTGAGTACTTTAAATACTGTTCCTGGTGTAAGAATGGAAGAACGTTCGCCGGGCAGCTATCGTTTATCGCTCCGTGGCAGCTTACTCCGATCTCCTTTTGGCATTCGTAATATTAAAATTTACATTGATGATTTCCCCTTAACTGATGCAGGTGGAAATACCTACCTAAATGCCTTAGATGTTTCTGCGGTAGGCATGATAGAGATTTATAAGGGACCAGAAGCCAGTATTTTTGGTGCAAACACAGGTGGTGCTATTTTGATTAATCCTCCTAGCATAAACCACAATGAAATTAATATTTCAGCTATCGGAGGTTCTTATGGTCTTTTGCATCAAACGGCATCAATCAAACAGCGATATAAAAAGTATAGTTTCAGCTTTAGCGAAGGATATCAAAGAAGCGATGGGTATCGACAAAACAGTGCAATAGGTAGAAAATATTTTCAAACGCTGCAGCAATGGAATTATAGCAATGCTGGCAGTTTAAAAGCTTTTGCTTTGTTACAGCGATTTAAACTACGAAACACCAGGTGGATTAACGGCTGCACAATTAGATCAAAATCCTAA